A portion of the Chromobacterium sp. IIBBL 290-4 genome contains these proteins:
- a CDS encoding NAD(P)-dependent alcohol dehydrogenase — protein sequence MQSYRFSRFGSLDHLRMHDEALPSPGRGEVLVKVHASSLNYRDLALLHGRYPMSWSDGLVPLSDGAGEIVALGEGCRRFAVGDRVCNNFFPEWFGGPFPLEQGARQYGSNLDGWLCQYKIVGEETLARIPDHLSFVEAAALPCAALTAWTALTGPAPIRAGDTVLTQGTGGVSLFAVQLAKLMGARVIATTSSADKAEKLKALGADEVIDYRAAQNWGERARALSGGQGVDRIIEVGGQGTLEQSLAAIAAGGEIAVIGFLDQGGAALDFMHYFKSGATLRRIAVGHREGLEAMLRAIGQHGLRPVVDQAFSFGDARAAFEHFEARRHFGKVVIQH from the coding sequence ATGCAAAGCTATCGTTTTTCCCGTTTCGGCTCGCTCGATCATCTGCGCATGCATGATGAAGCCTTGCCTTCGCCCGGCCGCGGCGAAGTGCTGGTCAAAGTGCATGCCAGCTCGCTCAATTACCGCGACCTCGCCTTGCTGCATGGCCGCTACCCGATGAGCTGGAGCGACGGCTTGGTTCCGCTGTCCGACGGCGCCGGCGAGATCGTCGCGCTGGGCGAAGGCTGCCGCCGCTTCGCCGTGGGCGACCGGGTCTGCAACAATTTCTTCCCCGAATGGTTCGGCGGCCCCTTCCCGCTGGAGCAGGGCGCGCGGCAATACGGCAGCAATCTGGATGGCTGGCTGTGCCAATACAAGATCGTCGGCGAAGAAACGCTGGCGCGCATTCCCGACCACCTGAGCTTTGTCGAAGCCGCCGCCCTGCCCTGCGCCGCGCTCACCGCCTGGACGGCGCTCACCGGCCCTGCGCCCATCCGCGCCGGCGATACGGTGTTGACCCAAGGCACCGGCGGCGTGTCCTTGTTCGCTGTGCAGTTGGCCAAGCTGATGGGCGCGCGGGTGATCGCCACCACCTCCAGCGCGGACAAGGCCGAGAAATTGAAGGCGCTGGGCGCGGACGAGGTGATCGATTACCGCGCCGCGCAGAATTGGGGCGAGCGGGCACGGGCGCTGAGCGGCGGCCAGGGCGTGGACCGCATCATCGAGGTCGGCGGCCAGGGCACGCTGGAGCAGTCGCTGGCCGCCATCGCCGCCGGCGGCGAGATCGCGGTGATCGGTTTCCTGGACCAGGGCGGCGCGGCGCTGGACTTCATGCATTACTTCAAGAGCGGCGCCACGCTCAGGCGCATCGCGGTGGGCCACCGCGAAGGGCTGGAAGCGATGTTGCGCGCCATCGGCCAACATGGCCTGCGGCCGGTGGTCGATCAAGCCTTCTCATTCGGCGACGCGCGCGCGGCGTTTGAGCATTTCGAGGCCCGCCGCCACTTCGGCAAGGTGGTGATCCAGCACTAG